In [Mycobacterium] stephanolepidis, the genomic window AGCGCGACGGCGATCATGATGGCGGCCGCGAACCGGGGCACCACCAGCCGCCGGATCACCGATACACCCATGACTTCCATGGCGTCGGTCTCTTCACGCATGGTGCGCGAGCCCAGGTCGGCGGTGATGGCCGAGCCGACGGCCGAGGCCATCAGCACCGCGGCGACAAGGGAGGCGGCCTGGCGGATGATCGCGATGCCGCTGGCGGCGCCCGCCAACGACGTCGCACCCACTTGGCCTGCAAGCAGTGCGAATTGGATCGACAGCGTGACACCGATCGGCAGTGTCACCAGGATGACGGGCGTTACGGCCGTCGCGGCCTGGAATGCGCCCTGCCGCACAAACTCCTGCCACTGGAATTGCCCGCTGAACAGGTCGACAAAGAACCACTGAATGGTGCGCACGCCCAGCATGAACTGCTCACCGACCGTGCTCAAGGATTCCAGCGGGTGACGCCTGACGTACCCGGTAGCCCAGTCCTCGATTGCCGCGACGCCGTCTCCAGTAGCGACTCCGGTTTCCGATGCGCTCACGGCCGACACTGGCGCAGCGCCACCCCTAGTCCAGTGGGACCAGACGCATGAATCGTCGCACCACGCATTCCAGACTCCTCGTTGACCCGGTATTCGCTGGGCGCCAAGGGCTGCGGCGCCAATGTGCGTTGACGCTAGATGATGAAGCGTTAATTTAACAGTTGGTAATATCCTAAATCACACCGATCGGTGTACTGTGCCGTGGGTCACACTCTGCGATACATGCAGCCCGCGCCGTTCTGAAAGTGCACACCTGACGGGCTGAATTACATTGTCGAAAAGCATTTTTGGCATAACGTGTGCCCGATCACAGCTCGACCGGGCGGACGCGCCATCCTTGGCTGGCCGTCCGCGGAGTGCGGTGCCGACCATTGCGTTCTGAGCCATAAATGCGGGTCCGGGAGCCGCACGTCACACTCGCGCCGATCTGTCAATGTTTGCTGAAACAACACTTGCCTGCATTGACGGCGGAAGCGGAGAAGTCAGAGAGCCCTATTCATCCAGTCCGTGTTCGATGGCGTACCGCGTGAGTTCCACACGGTTGCCCAACTGCAGCTTGCGCAGGGTGGACTGAACATGGTTCTCGACGGTTCTGTGACTCAGCGACAGCCGCGTGGCAATCTGCTTGGCGCTCAAACCCTTCGCCACCAGCCGCAGTACCTCGGTTTCCCGTTCGGAGAGCCGCGGTGTGTCATCG contains:
- a CDS encoding MlaE family ABC transporter permease, with product MSASETGVATGDGVAAIEDWATGYVRRHPLESLSTVGEQFMLGVRTIQWFFVDLFSGQFQWQEFVRQGAFQAATAVTPVILVTLPIGVTLSIQFALLAGQVGATSLAGAASGIAIIRQAASLVAAVLMASAVGSAITADLGSRTMREETDAMEVMGVSVIRRLVVPRFAAAIMIAVALTAIVCFVGFLGAYLFNVYWQNGAPGSFVSTFASFATPGDMILAVLKAIIYGAIVAVVACQKGLSTKGGPIGVANSVNAAVVESILLLMIVNVAISQLYIMMFPRTGL